In the genome of Macrobrachium rosenbergii isolate ZJJX-2024 chromosome 44, ASM4041242v1, whole genome shotgun sequence, the window tctggagtaaatttaccgagattatgtgttttctgtaaggaaaaaattgaaattcgatgaacgaaatctaatgaaaactgtatcttcacttttcttgccgagtgtacatgactgatacacagacagacagactgagaagTTTTTCAATCCCTAACACGCAGGTATGGAGGAGGAGAACAAGTGTCGCAGCCCTGGCCTATTGAGAAAGCTCCCCGTCGGGAAACGCCCTTCGTAACAGCCGACATGCTGCAGAAGAAAGATCTGTGGTATGGAGGCGTATCGGAGGCGTATTGGATCTCTTCGCAAGGGGCGGCGGTTAGGGTGCGTGTGTCATTCACCTCATTAGTAATCTTCATCCCAGATAGCTTTTGTTTATGTTAGCCATAGTTTTAACGTCGCTCTTGCTGTAAGCAGCCAGAAAACTCCTTcagacataaagaaaaaatgaaatttttcttgtattccAAGCATTTGACAAAATCTTATTACGTAATTAACACGTAAGCgcactgaaatatatacatataatttcgtGTGTTTCAGCtgatatatacttacatatatatatatatatatttatatatatatatatatatatatatatatatatatatttatatatatatatatatatatatatatatatatatatatataacgaattcTTAATAGCTGCACTGGTGTCTAAACATCTGTCATTCCTCAGACATACATTCACAATTTAAATGTGGAGTGAGATTCCCATAGACTTTATCAAAAGCGGCTGTAAATGGCAACCAGGAAACAAACCAGGAAACAAACATCCGAGATAGACGTCAACTTCCGCGTCTTCAGACACAGGTGCTACCAGGATTAATAGGGTACAGTGTTACTTCCCTCGGCACAGGTTGAGGAAGGAATCCCGCTCTTTCTGAGTGTTCCAGACAATAACGGAGACGGCCTGGCTGACCAACTCTGCCTGAGCAGCCGATTCGAAGAACCTTTCTCGGCTCCTGCTGATGTTGATCTGACGCTGAACTACTACGTGTGCACTGCGGAGAATGTTAAAGAAGTGAGAGttctaatagattcacaatttcgtgaaaaacaatctgggtaataaaaatccacagttatatagtaaatatattactatgtaaaagaaccaaagactttcgaacacctgaccggtgttcctcatcagtgttgaCGTTAAcatgatgaggaacaccgttcaggtgttcgaaagtcttggttctttttacataataatatatttactatttaactgtggatttttattactcaagtgagagttttttattatttgttagctTTTAGGTTTAAGGGTGTTCTTGACTGTACCGTTTATTTGATGTCAATTGATGTAGGTTTTTCTATttagaaattttaacattttaataatttggtaaaatttttaagcataaatttaaatagatttggtatGGATTATTTTTTGGGCTATAGTATATTCGAGGGCCTAATGTTTATTTAGACTTATCCATGACGTAGCTTCGTTATTCAcaagaaaatgtcaataaatatcataaaaataaacactgcaaTAAGTATATCTTCTTTAACAGGTTCACTTAGCAACCTACCCAAAATTTTTTACCAATCCTACTGGGATTCCTGACCTCAGGATGCTTCGGGACCCCATTTGGTCCACCTGGGCTGAATACCATACGAGGGTCAACGATACCAGGGTCTGGGACTTTGCAATGGCTATCAAGAAAAATGGATTCAACAACAGCCAGGTAAGGATAAGTACAGGGCAGTTCTTGGATACCCAGTTGGGATACATGGAATTTAAAGTTACGTTCATTGATGAGGAAATTTCGCAGACTGCTCTTGAAAACGACAGGTCTTTGTCGTGAATTTAGGTTCGTGTCATTAACATATGACGCGTGTCATTAACATATGACACGAAATTAAAACTTCTGGTTTTTAGGAAATATTTGCATTGGCGAAGTAAATTTCAGAtgactggtaattttttttttttgtataaaagtcaattttcattgtcattttccaTACGGAATTAAGCAAAAAGATAGGTTAAATTGTTACAAATATTGGCATTAAAGATATCAGTGCCGGTAAAGATCAGACACTCCATTATCATTTTCACTCAACAAAACAGTTTTTTGCTTCATGACTGCTTCATTTCGGGAAAGAATCACAACTGTTAATGTATATCTTTCTGACGCCTGTGGGCGGTTAGAAGTCTAAATGTATTTAAGGAACGGATGAGCACCTTTCCCCATTCAAACATTTTGAAAGTTATATAAAGGAAGTGATTGAAATGTAGTGAATGGTCAGTAGTAATGTATATAGTGAATTATCaaatcacaataatatatatatatatacacatatacactgtacatattgCAGGTTGAAATAGATGACAACTGGGAGACGTGTTACGGCAACGCCGAATGGAACCCAGAGAGATTTCCCGACCCAGCACGACTCATTGACGACCTTCACGTGAGTAAATGAAGAAACTGGTCGTTAAATCTTAATAATCAGAGCTTTTGGGTCTGCATTTATTTCAAAGATCTGACTTCTTCAGTATCCTTTGGTGGTTTACATCACTTTATTGATGTCCTTTTTAGAGCATTCAATGATAAAGCCATTTAGAACAGAACTGATAAAGTCCTCCTTAAATCATACAAGGCGTAGACCTAGGCTTATCACGAACATGTTTTTCTTGAAGCTTTTCTTGAACTGTTTTTGGCGATGACTTattaattcctgttatttctttggCAGTATGCGAAAGAGATTGGTATTTTTGTATCAGATAAAttcttattaaaagaaatcatcATTTGGCTTGATCAGAAAGACGGCGCTACTTCTCGTCCCACAAATCATTACCTAAATCGCTTCTGTACaagatcagctctctctctctctctctctctctctctctctctctctctctctctctctctctctctctctctctctctctctctctctctctctttctatcaatTTCGATTATCATTTGAAAGTCTCGATTATTTCAATATCTCCCGAGCAGAATGAAGGCTTCCGAGTGACTCTTTGGATTCATCCGTTCATTAACGATAATTGTGAATCCTTCAGCTACGCCGATGAGAAGGGATACTTCGTCAAGGTAACAATCGATAAAAGCTAATGATGATTTCAATAACAGCGTGTTTACCTTAGTTTCTGACCTTTGAAAGTCAGTGACTGATAAATAAATCTGTCGTGTAATGTATGGTTCTACTTTGTCCAAAAGcactattttgttttgtttattatctccattatataatatacttgtatattttcctttatttttacttgtcagcTGAGGACCTCATtactgtagttattattattattaaaagaatcatGAGGACTGAATAATTTGGTAGGTGCTGGAATATAGTTACATGATTCTGttcctttacatacatacatacatacacacattcataaatacctacacacatacatgcatcatgcagaaagaaagaaagaagcaacaAGAAATGAATCTATAAAATCCTTCTGACCTCTTCCAAAGGACGCGCAAGGAGTCACCCAAAAGACCCATTGGTGGCAAGGACTGAGCGCAGGCATCATAGACTTCACGAACCCAGCAGCCGTGACCTGGTGGACCCAGAGACTCGTAGACATCCAGACGTCGACGGGCATCGACTCGTTTAAATTTGACGCTGGAGAATCCTCCTGGTTGCCCAAAGTCTTCACGCTGAACGTTGACGAACGACTCTGGCCTAGTATATACACTAAGTAGTAAGCGTTGGATGCATTTAAAAGCTTTCCTCTGGAACTAGGAATTTTACTTCCTTTGCTGCAATTGTTCATATGTCTTAAAGAGAAAGATAGTTTCCTGCATGTTTGTGAAAATAACGTGATGAAGCAAAGAATCTGGGTAACTATCCTTAAACcccatataaatttatatttgaagtCAACAACACAGTGACAATGTAAGAAACCATTAACTGGTTTTAACTTGAGGTTATTCATCCACGGAGCCCTCTGGGTTCGCTAAGAGTCCAAATCATATTCCATGGAAACATCGTTTTATGGTCCTTGCTAATAACAGAGTACTCATCATAGGTGCTGCTTAACAAATGGTCTTTTGACTACATACATCGAAAAAACACAGCGATATTACGATGAATCTCATATCTAAAAAAGACTCTTATATAATTACTCAGGTTTGTCAAGAACGTGTGTAGCAGACTGAGCATGTTTATCCATGCAAATCTAATTCCCGGTTGGAAGTTTTATAGTCATACGTAAATTAAATTCTGTGGTCAGCTTTTCATACACCTAATAACATATAGAAACGTCTATCTTTTGTTAAAGATGTTAATTTAGATACTGTAAAGATTCCCAACAGTTTAAAACAGTTTTAACTACAGCCTTTCTCAGGCCAGTCGTGAGATACATACaaatattcttattcttcattttatgatGATTATAAATACTGTTTCCAGCTATGTTGATGCTGTATCTGAGTTTGGAGGAATGATTGAGACACGTGTAGGACAAGGAACCCAGAGACATCCCATCTTCGTCAGGATGCTGGACAAGGACTCCGTCTGGGGTACAAACAATGGGCTGAGAACGATGATTCCTTCCTTACTGCACTTTGGTATGAGCTATGcttcacatttatattttgtgatgGGTGATAACTATGCATAATCGTTATTAACCCAATGTAGTGTTACTTAGGTTTTTGATATTTCAAGTCTTCGAGAATGTAAAAGATAATGTTTTGTTTGTGAGAGGTGTAGTACTTGTTAAAAAGAGAACATCATGTATCCATGCATTCAGGATGTACGGACTTTTATATCACAAGTTAAAATCAGTTTATGGTTTCTTACACAGACAATATGTTATTGacttcaaatataaatttatatacagtttaaGGAGAGTTACCCTGAtactttacttctttattttatttacagaaacattCAGGAAACTATCTTTCTCTTTAACACATGTCAATGACACTGCAGTGCAGGAAGTAAAATTCCTAGTTCTAAACATGACCTCTGGTCCACTGCAAACTGAACAAATTCTTCAAAGGGAAATAATGAATCTAGAAAGAAGTGCTTAAGCAGTAACGAAAGGTCGCAGAAAGACGTTACCCTCTTAGTAGATGCCCTAACTTAACCTTTGATTTCAATAGAACTAATTTAGAAATTTTATGGTTAGAGTCAGAGAACCCcaatttttattatgttgcatattttgaaagttttatttttttttcttttttgtcttcctATAGCTCCACTTGGATGTATCTTTTGAAATACTTATATGACAGCACTTACTGCTTCTGAATTTGTTACGTTTAAACCCAGGACAAACAATGACCTTTTTCCTATCACTCCTTGGCACTAGGTATCCTCGGGTATCCCTACGTGTTACCAGACATGATTGGAGGCAATGCCTATGTTCTCAAGCCAGGAGAGGAACTGTTTGTAAGATGGGCTCAAGCGAATACATTCATGCCAGCGCTTCAGTTTTCCATTCTCCCGTGGGGGTTCAATGAGCAAGTATGTATGGACGGAAAGATTTTAAGTGTTTTGTGAATATGTCACTATAGCTAGGTGAGGTTACAGTGAAGTCATGATATGAAAGTCTTTAGACTTGTTATTGGTTAGGGTTTAGTTCTTCTTCATTCAGAacatattatgatgaaaataacccAAACGATGATCAGAGCAGTTCAGTGTAACTATGTTAGAGGAATTTGTGATATgatttaaaatgactgaaaaatataactttataaCTGAATATTGTAGAATTAATGGCCTGAACCCCATTCTGTAGTCCATTCCATGAGAACATATAATCCTCGATGCAGATCTCCCTtggctgtgattttttttcttttttttttttgttatttgcagGTAGTTAAAAGGTGCCAGGAAGTAACATCTCTGCATACACAGATAATTCCCATCATATCCAAACTGGGCCAGGAAGCAGTTGAGACTGGAGCTCCCATTATGAGGCCTACATGGTGGTTCTGCCCAGAACTGGAGTCTTGTCTCACTGCTGATCAACGTTAGTATCTCCCATATAACATTATCTTCATCGCTTTCCCATGCTTCGTTCGAATTgatatattctgaattttggaGTTTGTTAGTGTCCTTGATCAAACTTCTGGCAATATTCACccacattttatttgtaattttctttcagcTATTTCCAGGTACCTTTTTTTCTCGTAAAGCTTACTGTCATTTTATTGTTACTTTGACAGAATTTCTCGTTGGTGATGATTTGCTGTCTGTGCCTGTCGTGTACAAGGGAGCCACAGAGCTAACCGTAGTGCTGCCCCCTGGAGACTGGAAGCTGGCTGGAACTGAAACCATCTACATGGGTCCAGACACCATTACAGTACAGAACATTACTCTCGACAGCATTGTTTATTTCACGAGAGTCACGAGTCTTTGATCGCAAAATCAGTAGCAGAGGTTAATGCAATGAATTTAGTGAAATAAATCATTAGGTTTGAACTGCTTATTATGGTTCCTTGAGAAAGAATTCTGTTGTCAAGATGCAAAGTATTCAAGGAATAGCTAAGGGTGAATATGACTAAAtcttccattaataataataataataataataataataataataataataataataataataataataataataataataataataataatagcctataCGACCTATAAAGATTACATTCCCCTCATTTCGAAATCAATGGGAATCGTCAAGATGTCGCATC includes:
- the LOC136829410 gene encoding myogenesis-regulating glycosidase-like; its protein translation is MPSGPIRFLFLGISLNVLFFARCVDLQSLHAKGFHSDLEIVKERALRITHSNGQVNIDWGLTLPEGAEGVNCTEGNFCLDFDVAKVVITQEDHCQKVSWTARNLTELKDCVLLEGHWYGGGEQVSQPWPIEKAPRRETPFVTADMLQKKDLWYGGVSEAYWISSQGAAVRVEEGIPLFLSVPDNNGDGLADQLCLSSRFEEPFSAPADVDLTLNYYVCTAENVKEVHLATYPKFFTNPTGIPDLRMLRDPIWSTWAEYHTRVNDTRVWDFAMAIKKNGFNNSQVEIDDNWETCYGNAEWNPERFPDPARLIDDLHNEGFRVTLWIHPFINDNCESFSYADEKGYFVKDAQGVTQKTHWWQGLSAGIIDFTNPAAVTWWTQRLVDIQTSTGIDSFKFDAGESSWLPKVFTLNVDERLWPSIYTKYYVDAVSEFGGMIETRVGQGTQRHPIFVRMLDKDSVWGTNNGLRTMIPSLLHFGILGYPYVLPDMIGGNAYVLKPGEELFVRWAQANTFMPALQFSILPWGFNEQVVKRCQEVTSLHTQIIPIISKLGQEAVETGAPIMRPTWWFCPELESCLTADQQFLVGDDLLSVPVVYKGATELTVVLPPGDWKLAGTETIYMGPDTITVQNITLDSIVYFTRVTSL